From the genome of Schaalia dentiphila ATCC 17982, one region includes:
- a CDS encoding methylated-DNA--[protein]-cysteine S-methyltransferase, producing MPTEITPSSSDPALATYDSPIGRLTLAARGGALVGLWVAGQRFFGAPFGIDEAVARSALDLTSPNFRDVVLAEAGWDEADAQALGMAVAWLDGYFAGEAPSPATIPLAPAGTDFQRRVWEAMDAIPYGATRTYGRLAATLRDEGVPASAQAVGGAVGRNPLLLIRPCHRVVAATGPGGYAAGGDVKAWLLAHEAATASSAN from the coding sequence ATGCCTACCGAGATCACCCCGAGCAGTTCTGATCCGGCGCTCGCCACCTACGACTCCCCCATCGGCCGCCTCACGCTGGCCGCTCGGGGCGGTGCGCTCGTTGGCTTGTGGGTGGCCGGGCAGCGATTCTTCGGCGCTCCCTTCGGGATCGACGAGGCCGTGGCGCGCTCCGCGCTCGACCTGACCTCGCCCAATTTCCGGGATGTTGTCCTCGCCGAGGCCGGGTGGGACGAGGCCGACGCGCAGGCTCTGGGCATGGCGGTGGCGTGGCTCGACGGATACTTCGCGGGCGAGGCCCCCTCCCCCGCTACCATTCCTCTCGCGCCTGCGGGCACGGACTTTCAGAGGCGCGTGTGGGAGGCGATGGACGCTATCCCCTACGGCGCGACGCGCACATACGGGCGTCTCGCGGCCACGCTGCGGGACGAAGGCGTGCCCGCGTCAGCCCAGGCGGTCGGCGGAGCGGTCGGACGCAATCCCCTGCTGCTCATCCGCCCCTGCCACCGGGTCGTGGCAGCCACCGGCCCGGGTGGCTACGCGGCGGGAGGGGACGTGAAAGCCTGGCTGCTTGCGCACGAGGCGGCCACGGCCTCGTCGGCCAACTAA
- a CDS encoding protoglobin domain-containing protein, giving the protein MTAYDHSSGYTYGTDAVPSSPLTLEDLRQIEAAAHVQPGDAELLARAEPILAPHAMEMVDTWRGILAQKTYLAAHSAHPDGQPNPEYAQASKPRFAQWIIDMCTRERDQAWLDYQYLIGARHMSAAKNAADGADSTPFVPLRYVLAFIAPTVEVGHRLLAEGFEGDELSAVRDAWTRAVTVAVTVWAYAYRDHPEQF; this is encoded by the coding sequence ATGACCGCTTACGACCACTCGTCGGGGTACACCTACGGCACCGATGCCGTTCCCTCGTCTCCACTCACGCTCGAGGATCTACGCCAGATCGAGGCCGCGGCGCACGTCCAGCCCGGTGACGCAGAGCTGCTCGCACGAGCAGAACCCATCCTGGCGCCGCATGCCATGGAAATGGTCGACACGTGGCGCGGAATTCTGGCTCAAAAGACGTATCTGGCAGCCCATTCCGCACACCCGGACGGGCAGCCTAACCCCGAGTACGCGCAGGCGTCAAAGCCGCGCTTCGCCCAGTGGATCATCGACATGTGCACGCGCGAGCGTGACCAGGCCTGGTTGGACTACCAGTATCTGATCGGCGCACGGCATATGTCCGCGGCGAAGAACGCGGCGGATGGGGCGGACTCGACGCCATTCGTGCCACTGCGCTACGTGCTCGCCTTCATCGCGCCCACTGTGGAGGTCGGTCACCGTCTCCTCGCGGAGGGCTTCGAGGGTGACGAACTGAGCGCCGTCCGTGACGCTTGGACTCGCGCTGTGACTGTCGCCGTGACAGTGTGGGCGTATGCCTACCGAGATCACCCCGAGCAGTTCTGA
- a CDS encoding GlsB/YeaQ/YmgE family stress response membrane protein, which produces MLSLIGMVITGAVLGALARLIMRGEQNISILWTIILGAIGALIGGTIASFFGVADTSGIDWIRWALSLIAAIGAISVYLKLAGRK; this is translated from the coding sequence ATGCTGTCACTTATCGGAATGGTCATTACCGGTGCCGTCCTCGGTGCACTCGCACGACTCATCATGCGAGGCGAACAGAACATCTCCATCCTGTGGACCATCATCCTCGGCGCGATCGGCGCACTCATCGGCGGCACTATCGCCAGCTTCTTCGGCGTTGCCGACACCAGCGGAATCGACTGGATTAGGTGGGCCCTGTCCCTGATTGCCGCCATCGGCGCAATCTCGGTCTACCTCAAGCTCGCCGGTCGCAAGTGA
- a CDS encoding nitroreductase: MTLNVETNDFSALTASRRSTRAFTDREIPAEVLDAILADATTAPSWSNTRAFRVALATGERAQCLREHYGRLFDEEIAAHARKAEDPDVEIPVPDGDFPVRKRYPDEVRPAQIEVAKLLYGIHGIERADIEGRNRVNRRNVTAFDAPVMGFVFVHEDMLPWSAMDAGLMLQTLFLSAKSRGIDSCPVGILATWREPVEAEFEIPEGYRFITGFALGYADPEAPINSMQAPRPPIPLLEGK; the protein is encoded by the coding sequence ATGACACTCAACGTTGAGACGAACGACTTTTCGGCCCTGACCGCCTCGCGCCGCTCCACGCGCGCCTTTACAGACCGGGAGATTCCCGCCGAGGTCCTCGACGCGATCCTCGCCGACGCGACGACCGCGCCGTCCTGGTCCAACACGCGTGCCTTCCGCGTCGCCCTGGCCACGGGCGAGCGCGCCCAGTGCCTGCGCGAACACTACGGCCGTCTCTTCGACGAGGAGATAGCTGCCCACGCGCGCAAGGCTGAGGACCCGGACGTCGAGATTCCCGTTCCCGACGGCGACTTCCCCGTGCGCAAGCGCTACCCGGACGAGGTTCGCCCCGCCCAGATCGAGGTTGCGAAGCTTCTCTACGGCATCCACGGCATCGAGCGCGCCGACATCGAGGGGCGCAACCGTGTGAACCGCCGCAACGTCACGGCATTCGACGCTCCCGTCATGGGCTTCGTCTTCGTCCACGAGGACATGCTCCCGTGGAGCGCCATGGACGCCGGCCTCATGCTCCAGACACTGTTCCTGTCCGCCAAGTCGCGTGGCATCGACTCCTGCCCGGTCGGCATCCTCGCCACCTGGCGCGAGCCTGTCGAAGCTGAGTTCGAAATCCCCGAGGGCTACCGGTTCATCACCGGTTTCGCGCTCGGCTACGCGGATCCCGAGGCCCCGATCAACTCGATGCAGGCCCCGCGCCCGCCGATCCCGCTCCTCGAAGGCAAGTAA
- a CDS encoding type II toxin-antitoxin system RelE family toxin, whose translation MYRVEFTSAAARQVRKLDRPVRARLLNAIESLATSPRPDGVKNLASTENAWRIRVGDYRIIYSIEDDVLVVTVVRVAHRREVYRS comes from the coding sequence ATGTACCGCGTCGAATTCACCTCAGCGGCGGCGCGACAGGTACGCAAGCTGGATCGGCCGGTGCGCGCCCGCTTGCTGAATGCCATCGAATCACTCGCCACTTCTCCTCGACCCGACGGAGTCAAGAATCTTGCGAGCACGGAGAACGCGTGGCGCATCCGCGTCGGCGACTACCGGATCATCTACTCAATTGAAGACGACGTCCTCGTCGTGACGGTCGTGCGCGTCGCACACCGCCGCGAGGTCTACCGCTCGTAG
- a CDS encoding type II toxin-antitoxin system Phd/YefM family antitoxin, which yields MKTLATTLSTRELRANLSDVLGRASYGGERIGVTKNGRLAAIVIGVDDLLALEELEDARDLAAFREAVRNDDGQRVSLADLRAELND from the coding sequence ATGAAGACACTCGCTACGACGCTGTCTACTCGAGAGCTCCGTGCAAACCTCTCCGACGTCCTCGGACGAGCCTCCTACGGCGGTGAACGAATCGGAGTAACAAAGAACGGCCGCCTCGCGGCAATCGTGATCGGCGTCGATGACCTGTTGGCCTTGGAAGAACTCGAGGATGCACGCGATCTCGCGGCCTTCCGCGAGGCGGTACGCAACGACGACGGGCAGCGCGTCAGCCTGGCCGACCTGCGCGCTGAGCTCAACGACTAG